The Armatimonadota bacterium genome segment GCCCGCCTGCCGGCCATCGACCGGGTCGACGTCGTCGACCGGCTGACCGTGCGCGTCACCCTCAAGACGCCATTCGCGCCGTTCATCGAGGCGCTGGCCAAGACCCCATACATGGTCAGCCCTGCGACGCAGGCCCGGGCGCAGGCCGGCGACCTGGCCCAGCGCTGGCTCAACGACAACGCCGTGGGCACCGGACCCTACCTGCTGGAGAGCTGGGTGCGGGGCCAGCAGGTCACGTTCGTGCGCAACCCCGCTTACTGGCGGGGCTGGCAGGGCCCGCATGCCGAACGCATCGTCGTGCGGCTGGTGCGCGAGTCGGCAACCCAGCGCCTCATGCTCGAGACGGGCGAGGCCGACCTGGCCGACGGCATCGTCATCACCGACGCCGAGGCCCTCAAGAAGCACCCGGCGGTCGCCATCGAGGAGCACGACACGCCGGCGCAGATCCACATTATGATGCGCATGCGTGGCCCGTTCACCGACCCGCGGTTCCGGCAGGCGATGCGCGCGGTCTTCGGCTACAGTAGCTTTGTGGGCGGCGTCCTGCTCAACAAGGGCCGCATCCCCAACGGCCCCATCGCCCGGGGCATCTGGGCCCACGATCCCTCGCTGCCCCAGTTCCGGCGGGAACTGACCCGCGCCAAGCAGCTGATCCAGGAGGTGGGTCCTGCCCAGAAGACGTTCGTGCTGCAGACGATCTCGCCGTTCTTCCCTTACTATCCGCAGCTGTCCCAGATCTTCCAGCAGAACCTGGGCGAGGTGGGCATCAGCCTGACCATCGACGACAAGCCCGACGCAGCGGGGTTCATCGGCGCGCTGACCAGCCTGGACCGCGGGCCCGACATGTACGGCTGGGCCATCAACCCCGCCTACGACGACCCGCACGACATTCTGTTCCGGACCTACCACTCCACGATGACCCCGCCTACGGCCCAGAACTTCACATTCTACCGGAACCCGAAGGTAGACGAGCTGATCGACGGGGGCGTGTCGGTGCCCGACCGCGAGCGCCGCCGACCCTATTACAACCAGGTGCAGCGGTTGCTGCGCGACGATGGTCCTGCAATCTTCTGTGCCCAGTTCTTCCAGATCTTCGGGCGGTCGAAGAAACTGCACGGCTTCGAGTGGCACCCGTTCCTGTTCAACCTGCCGCCCGACTTCTACGCGCTGTGGGCGGAGGCATAGAGGCATGCCCCGCCACAGGATCCGGACGGCCCTCGAGGCGGAAGACCTCCTCCGGGGCTTGACCCTTCTCGGCACCGGGGGCGGCGGCCGTCCCGACAAGGGCCGTGAGTACCTGCTGCCCCACGTGACGGAGGGGCCTGGCCTAGAGTGGGTCGACGTGGCCGAGGTGCCCGACGACACTTGGGTCTGCACCACCTTCGGGATGGGGTCCATCGCGCCCACCCCGGTGCTGTCGGCGCGGGAGCGCGCTGCACTGGGCTACGGGGAGGTCACCGTCGCCCGCCCGCTGGCCGAGGCGGTGTCCGACCTGGCCGCGGCCAGCGGCCGGGCGGTCGGTGCCATCGTCCCGTTCGAACTGGGCGCCGGCAACACCGCCGGTCCGCTCGACGCCGCGGCGCGCCTGGGCCTGCTGGCCGTGGATGCCGACCTGGCCGGCCGCGCGGTGCCGGAACTGACGCAGACCACAGCTGCGCTGGCCGGCATTCCTCTCTGCCCCGTGGCGATCTGCGACTCGTGGGGCAACCGGCTGGTACTGCGGGAGGCGCACAGCCTGGCGGTGGCCGAGCGGATCGGCAAGATGATCAGCCTGGCCACCCGTCTGCCCGATCCCCGTCTCACCTGTGCGCACGCCGGCTACCTGATGCAGGGCGCGGACCTTCGCCGGGTGGGCGTGGCCGGGACGCTGACCCGCGCGCTGGCCGTGGGGCGGACGATCCGTGAGGCCCGGGAGGCCGGGCGCGACCCCCTGGCGGCGGCTGCGGCGGCACTCGGCGGGCGGGTGCTGTTCACCGGGGTGGTGACGTCGCATCCCTGGGAGAGCCGCGACGGGTACATGATCGGGGAGACGCACCTGGACGGCACGACGGCCCACCGGGGACAACGGCTGCGCATCTGGTACAAGAACGAGAACCACATCGCCTGGCTCGACGGCCAGCCGTGCGCCACGAGCCCGGACCTGATCATGGTGGCAGAGGCCCCCTCAGGCGAGCCCTATACCAACACCGACCTCCCTGTCGGCGCCGAGGTGGGGGTGCTGGTGGCCCCAGCGCCGCCGGCCCTCCGGACCCCGGCGGGCCTGGCGGCGCTGGGGCCGGGCCATTTCGGATTCGATATCCCCTACCTACCCGCCGACGTCGCGCCCATGGGCCGGGCCTGACCTGACGGCTGTGCTTCCCTACCTCTTGCGGCGACTGGTCAGCCTGGTGTTCGTGCTGTGGGGTATGTCGGTGCTGACGTTCACCATCTCGCACGTCATCCCGGCCGATCCCGCCGCGGCCGCCGCCGGCTTCAACGCCACGGCCGAGCAGATCGAACAGTACCGCCGCGAACTGGGCCTGGACCGGCCGCTGCCCCAGCAGTACCTGCGCTATGTGGCTGGCATCGTGCTGCGCGGCGACCTGGGCCGGTCAATCCTGAACCAGCGGCCCGTGCGCGATGACATCGCCACGTTCTTGCCGGCCAGCGTCGAGCTGGCCCTGGTCTCGCTGGCGCTGTGCGTGCCGCTGGGCATCGCACTGGGCGCGTTCGCCGCCGTGCGCGCCGGCCGCCTGGCCGACGCCGCCACCCGCGCGTTCGCCATCCTGGGCGTTTCCATGCCGGTCTTCATCGTGGCCCTGCTCTTTCAGTTACTCTTCTACAAAGAGCTGCGGTTGTTCCCCTCAGGGGGCCGGCTGAGCGATGCCGTGGCGCGGCCCGCGGTGGTGACAGGTTTCCTGCTGGTGGACAGCGCCCTGGCTGGCAACTGGCCCGCCTTCGTCTCGGCCCTGCACTACCTGGCCTTGCCGGCAGCGACCCTGGCCGTGGCCAACCTGGCGGTCATCACGCGCATGACCCGCAGCAGCATGCTCGAGGTGCTGACCGCCGACTACATCCGCACCGCGCGCGCTAAGGGGCTCGGGGCGGGCCGGGTGCTGGTCCACCACGCCCTGCGCAACGCCATGATCCCGGTGGTGACCGTCATCGGGCTGCAGACCGCCGCGCTCATCGCTTACGCGTTCCTGGTTGAGTACATCTTCTCGTGGCCGGGGATCGGCTCGTACGCGGTCCGCGCGATCCTGGGCCTCGACTTCCAGCCGATCATGGGGATCACGCTACTGTTCTCGCTGGTCTATGTCGTGGTGAACTTCCTGGTCGACCTGGCCTACCTGGTACTCGACCCGCGCATTCGGTACTGACCCGCGCCGTGCGCCGCCTGTCTTCCTCCGCCATCGCCCTGCCCGCCGCCTGGCCCGAGCCGGTCCGCCGGCCGACGAGCGTCTGGCGGCGCCTGCGGGGCAACGCCGGCGCGGTGGCCGGGCTGTTGCTGCTGGGCGCCATCGGCGCGGTGGCGCTGCTGAGCACCGTCTACCTGCCGCGGGACCCCTACGCCATCGCCGTGGAGCAGCGGTTCCAGCCCCCCGGAGCGGCACACCCGTTTGGCACCGACGACCTGGGCCGCGACGTGCTGAGCCGCGTGATGGTAGGTGCGCGGGTCTCCCTGGCTGTGGCAGGGTTCGTGCTGGCCGTGGCGAGCGCCCTGGGTGTGCCGCTGGGCATCGTTGCCGGCTACCGCGGCGGGCTGGTCGACGAGGTCATCATGCGCATTGCCGATACCTTCCTGGCGTTCCCTTCGTTCCTGCTGGCCATGGCCATCGTGGCGGCGCTGGGCGCCAGCCTCGCCAACGCGGTCCTGGCCGTGGGCATCGCCTGGTGGCCGCGATACGCGCGGTTGATGCGGGGCCAGGTGCTGTCCCTGATGCACCTCCCCTACGTCGAGGCGGCGCGGGCGATCGGGGCAGGCGAGGCGCGGGTGCTGGCCCGCCATCTCCTGCCCAACTGCCTGGCTCCGCTGCTCGTGCAGCTGGCGACTGACGCGGGCAACGCCATCCTGATCACCGCCAGCCTGAGCTTCGTGGGCCTGGGGGCGAAGCCGCCGCTGCCCGAGTGGGGGTTCATGGTCGCCCAGGGGCGCCAGTTTCTGCTGACGGCGTGGTGGGTGCCCATCGCCCCTGGAGTCGCCATCGGCGCGACAGTGGCGGCCTTCATGTTCATGGGCGACGGGCTGCGGGACTTGCTGGACCCCCGGCTGCGGGGGAGGCTGACCTGAATCGTGGGCACGGTGAGGTCAAGCTACCCGGAGCTCCGGAATATGACAGCCAACCGCCGGGAGAGACATGCCTGACTGGCTGGAGTTTGCCCGCAATGTGTCCCTTGAGCGCCTGATGCAGGATCTCCGGGTGATCACGCAGTGGGAGCGGTTATCGGGTTCAGCTGAAGAGCGGCGGGCGTTTGAGTACATCCAGCGGGAGCTCGCCTCGGCAGGTCTGCGCACGCAGGTCCTGGAGCACGACGCCCTCATCAGTCTTCCCCGTAACGCGGCACTGCATGTCCACGGACCGGAGTCCGCAGACATTCCCTGCATCACCCACAGCTTCTCGGCGGCCACCGGTCCTCAGGGGCTGGAGGCGCAGGCCATCTACCTGGCCGATGAAGCGGCCGGCCTGGCCCCACACGACCGCGACGTGCGTGGACGGATCGCGGTTGTAGACGGGCTGGCCATGCCCGAGCAAGTGGCCCAGCTTCAGGCAGCAGGTGCCGCCGGTGCAGTCTTCCTGAACCGCGATCCGCTCGTGCACGAGATGATTGTGTCCACCGTGTGGGGAAGTCCAACGCCGGACCGGCTGGCGCAGCTCCCTGCTATCCCTGTGGTGTCGGCAGCCGGAACTGCCGCAGAACGGCTCCGGGCTGCGCTGCGGGCGGAACGCCCCCTGCGGATTCGCATGGCCACAGAGGTGGAGACGGGGTGGCGCAGGCTTCCGCTGCTGGTGGCCGATGTGGCTGGGGCCCTTGAGGATACCTACGTCCTGGTAGCTGGCCACGTAGACTCCTGGTACGTGGGCGCCATGGACAACGGTGGCGCCAACGCTGCCATGATGGAGATCGGGCGACTGATGGCCCATGCCCGCCCCTACCGAGGGCTGCGCCTGGCTTTCTGGTCCGGCCACTCCCACGGTCGGTATGCAGGATCCGCCTGGTACGCCGACAACTTCTGGGAAGACCTGGCGCACCGCTGCGCGGT includes the following:
- a CDS encoding ABC transporter permease; translation: MLPYLLRRLVSLVFVLWGMSVLTFTISHVIPADPAAAAAGFNATAEQIEQYRRELGLDRPLPQQYLRYVAGIVLRGDLGRSILNQRPVRDDIATFLPASVELALVSLALCVPLGIALGAFAAVRAGRLADAATRAFAILGVSMPVFIVALLFQLLFYKELRLFPSGGRLSDAVARPAVVTGFLLVDSALAGNWPAFVSALHYLALPAATLAVANLAVITRMTRSSMLEVLTADYIRTARAKGLGAGRVLVHHALRNAMIPVVTVIGLQTAALIAYAFLVEYIFSWPGIGSYAVRAILGLDFQPIMGITLLFSLVYVVVNFLVDLAYLVLDPRIRY
- a CDS encoding DUF917 domain-containing protein; the encoded protein is MPRHRIRTALEAEDLLRGLTLLGTGGGGRPDKGREYLLPHVTEGPGLEWVDVAEVPDDTWVCTTFGMGSIAPTPVLSARERAALGYGEVTVARPLAEAVSDLAAASGRAVGAIVPFELGAGNTAGPLDAAARLGLLAVDADLAGRAVPELTQTTAALAGIPLCPVAICDSWGNRLVLREAHSLAVAERIGKMISLATRLPDPRLTCAHAGYLMQGADLRRVGVAGTLTRALAVGRTIREAREAGRDPLAAAAAALGGRVLFTGVVTSHPWESRDGYMIGETHLDGTTAHRGQRLRIWYKNENHIAWLDGQPCATSPDLIMVAEAPSGEPYTNTDLPVGAEVGVLVAPAPPALRTPAGLAALGPGHFGFDIPYLPADVAPMGRA
- a CDS encoding ABC transporter substrate-binding protein, which gives rise to MTDDRHDALTRRQFLARSAAAAGAAVAGTGAAGSLAALLKPFAVRAAPARVATRPLVFVVRTETLTLDPHQNDFVYSQNAQRPVYEPLVDYMPDGKGGAKIAPVLATEWRASSDARVYTFRLRSGVRFSDGTPFDAEAAKWNFERLKAVNKGPAARLPAIDRVDVVDRLTVRVTLKTPFAPFIEALAKTPYMVSPATQARAQAGDLAQRWLNDNAVGTGPYLLESWVRGQQVTFVRNPAYWRGWQGPHAERIVVRLVRESATQRLMLETGEADLADGIVITDAEALKKHPAVAIEEHDTPAQIHIMMRMRGPFTDPRFRQAMRAVFGYSSFVGGVLLNKGRIPNGPIARGIWAHDPSLPQFRRELTRAKQLIQEVGPAQKTFVLQTISPFFPYYPQLSQIFQQNLGEVGISLTIDDKPDAAGFIGALTSLDRGPDMYGWAINPAYDDPHDILFRTYHSTMTPPTAQNFTFYRNPKVDELIDGGVSVPDRERRRPYYNQVQRLLRDDGPAIFCAQFFQIFGRSKKLHGFEWHPFLFNLPPDFYALWAEA
- a CDS encoding M28 family peptidase, which gives rise to MPDWLEFARNVSLERLMQDLRVITQWERLSGSAEERRAFEYIQRELASAGLRTQVLEHDALISLPRNAALHVHGPESADIPCITHSFSAATGPQGLEAQAIYLADEAAGLAPHDRDVRGRIAVVDGLAMPEQVAQLQAAGAAGAVFLNRDPLVHEMIVSTVWGSPTPDRLAQLPAIPVVSAAGTAAERLRAALRAERPLRIRMATEVETGWRRLPLLVADVAGALEDTYVLVAGHVDSWYVGAMDNGGANAAMMEIGRLMAHARPYRGLRLAFWSGHSHGRYAGSAWYADNFWEDLAHRCAVHLYVDSIGGRGASVLAGGYCMPETRAIGAAVVRRIARQQFRGTRVGRTGDQSFLGIGIPSLFMTLSEHPPFGPEASRDFALTGSNSGGLGWWWHTPQDLMDKVDPHNLLRDAQIYAAATYWLCTAPVLPLDYAAVARDVTAKLRELQARLNGRFDLSACLAQARALLVATRALQLRATRDHGLRPRGAERINRALMALGRVLIPVLYTRAGRFDHDPATTIPVLPPLVEAEQLAAAPEGSPEARALTIAATRGRNLLLQALRTAREIAEEAAG
- a CDS encoding ABC transporter permease translates to MRRLSSSAIALPAAWPEPVRRPTSVWRRLRGNAGAVAGLLLLGAIGAVALLSTVYLPRDPYAIAVEQRFQPPGAAHPFGTDDLGRDVLSRVMVGARVSLAVAGFVLAVASALGVPLGIVAGYRGGLVDEVIMRIADTFLAFPSFLLAMAIVAALGASLANAVLAVGIAWWPRYARLMRGQVLSLMHLPYVEAARAIGAGEARVLARHLLPNCLAPLLVQLATDAGNAILITASLSFVGLGAKPPLPEWGFMVAQGRQFLLTAWWVPIAPGVAIGATVAAFMFMGDGLRDLLDPRLRGRLT